A part of bacterium genomic DNA contains:
- a CDS encoding family 10 glycosylhydrolase: MNKHYLFPICIIVHYLLLAGMALGIRPLVMNSILENSQGRKTVTKFDIAKQQGKEGRILWFDATANLETLKTREGVIRILDKCTTVKINTIVVDVKPLSGCVLYRSEIAPRLTEWKGKPYPADYDLLQTVIEEGHRRGLKVHAGLNVFCEGHKLFKIGPVYASHPEWQSTIYTSQGLVPITASPAGYAAMVNPILPEVQQYELDIIQEILLKYDIDGLILDRVRYNGINADFSDFSRKRFEQYLGRKLTRWPEDIYVLNSDSTRTPGKYYRDWIYWRAKNIYEFFKKVRRLVNRTKPSIALGTYAGSWYPSYYEVGVNWASQTYQPNADWTKDWISPRYRKTGYAELLDYFCPGCYYKEITKSELLAKQGRPIGRTEPSMSQAWEQWNCVEGACEMVATAVNDANYVYGTIYVLDYKGNPELFKRAVQMCQQKTNGVGIFDLVYIEEYDWWHILAECFSHPAQAPHDNN, encoded by the coding sequence ATGAATAAACACTATTTATTCCCGATTTGTATAATAGTACATTATCTTCTGCTTGCGGGCATGGCGCTGGGGATTCGTCCGCTAGTAATGAATTCTATTCTTGAAAACTCCCAGGGTCGAAAAACCGTTACGAAATTCGACATAGCTAAACAGCAGGGTAAAGAAGGGCGAATACTATGGTTCGATGCAACAGCAAACTTGGAAACCTTAAAAACCCGGGAAGGAGTAATTCGGATTCTCGATAAATGTACAACCGTTAAAATTAATACGATTGTGGTTGATGTTAAACCATTGAGCGGGTGTGTTCTTTACCGTAGCGAAATTGCACCACGATTAACTGAATGGAAAGGGAAACCGTATCCTGCAGATTATGATTTATTGCAAACTGTGATTGAAGAAGGACATCGGCGTGGATTGAAAGTCCATGCGGGTTTGAATGTCTTTTGTGAAGGACATAAATTGTTTAAGATTGGACCGGTATATGCATCTCATCCTGAATGGCAGAGCACCATCTATACGTCGCAAGGGTTGGTTCCGATAACAGCTAGTCCAGCCGGTTATGCGGCGATGGTCAATCCGATACTTCCTGAAGTGCAACAATATGAACTGGATATAATTCAAGAAATCCTGCTGAAGTATGATATTGATGGATTGATACTTGACCGTGTGCGATATAATGGTATTAACGCTGATTTTTCTGATTTTTCACGCAAGCGATTTGAGCAATATCTCGGGAGAAAACTAACTCGTTGGCCAGAAGATATCTATGTCCTGAATTCTGATTCCACTCGTACCCCAGGAAAATATTATCGGGATTGGATTTATTGGCGCGCGAAAAATATTTATGAGTTTTTTAAGAAAGTGCGCAGATTGGTTAACCGCACTAAACCGTCAATTGCGCTGGGAACCTATGCTGGTTCGTGGTATCCGAGTTATTATGAGGTCGGTGTAAACTGGGCGAGCCAGACATATCAGCCGAACGCAGATTGGACAAAAGATTGGATATCGCCACGGTATCGCAAAACCGGATACGCAGAACTACTCGATTATTTCTGTCCCGGCTGTTATTATAAGGAAATAACAAAATCGGAATTACTCGCGAAACAAGGACGACCTATAGGCCGCACCGAACCAAGTATGAGTCAAGCGTGGGAACAATGGAATTGTGTTGAGGGAGCCTGCGAAATGGTTGCAACAGCGGTTAATGATGCGAATTACGTTTACGGCACCATCTATGTTCTGGATTATAAAGGGAATCCAGAGCTGTTCAAACGGGCGGTCCAGATGTGTCAGCAAAAAACAAATGGCGTTGGTATCTTCGACTTGGTATATATTGAGGAATACGATTGGTGGCATATATTAGCGGAATGTTTTTCGCACCCGGCACAAGCTCCGCATGATAATAACTGA